A genomic window from Nicotiana sylvestris chromosome 11, ASM39365v2, whole genome shotgun sequence includes:
- the LOC104243457 gene encoding calcium-dependent protein kinase 34-like, which yields MGNCCSRGQPDNNEHTNNNNDQTRQKSNTKNDQSISNNSQQQNHGSITPPKSPDPSSKPSKSSPIGPVLGRPMEDVRKTYSIGKELGRGQFGVTHLCTHKQSGEQFACKTIAKRKLVNKEDIEDVKREVQIMHHLTGQQNIVELKGAYEDKHSVHLVMELCAGGELFDRIIAKGHYTERAAATLLRTIVQIVHTCHSMGVIHRDLKPENFLLLNKDEDSPLKATDFGLSVFYKQGDVFKDIVGSAYYIAPEVLKRRYGPEVDIWSVGVMLYILLSGVPPFWAETEHGIFNAILRGHIDFSSDPWPAISHGAKDIVKKMLTIDPKQRLTAVQVLNHPWIKEDGEAPDTPLDNAVLSRLKQFRAMNNFKKVALRVIAGCLSEEEIMGLKQMFKSMDTDNSGAITLEELKQGLAKQGTKLSDYEIQQLMEAADADGNGTIDYEEFITATMHMNRMDKEEHLYTAFQYFDKDNSGFITVEELEQALREFGMTDGKDIKEIVAEVDSNNDGRINYEEFVAMMRKGTPETAANLKKRRESFVA from the exons ATGGGGAACTGTTGTTCAAGGGGCCAACCTGATAATAATGAACatacaaataataataatgatcAAACTAGACAAAAATCCAATACCAAAAATGATCAATCAATTTCAAATAATTCTCAACAACAAAATCATGGTTCAATTACACCACCAAAATCACCTGATCCTTCTTCAAAACCATCAAAAAGTTCCCCTATTGGTCCAGTTTTAGGCAGACCAATGGAAGATGTTAGAAAAACATATTCTATAGGTAAAGAATTAGGGAGGGGTCAATTTGGTGTTACACATTTATGTACACATAAACAAAGTGGTGAACAATTTGCATGTAAAACTATAGCAAAAAGGAAATTGGTTaataaagaagatattgaagaTGTGAAGAGAGAAGTACAAATTATGCATCATCTAACAGGCCAACAAAATATTGTTGAATTAAAAGGGGCCTATGAAGATAAACATTCAGTGCATTTGGTTATGGAATTATGTGCTGGTGGTGAATTATTTGATAGAATTATTGCTAAAGGACATTATACTGAAAGGGCAGCTGCAACTTTGTTAAGAACAATTGTGCAAATTGTACATACTTGTCATTCTATGGGTGTTATTCATAGAGATCTTAAGCCCGAGAATTTCCTCCTACTTAATAAAGATGAAGATTCACCTCTCAAAGCTACAGATTTTGGTCTTTCTGTATTCTACAAACAAG GAGATGTGTTTAAGGACATTGTGGGTAGTGCATATTACATTGCTCCTGAAGTCTTGAAAAGAAGATATGGTCCAGAAGTTGATATATGGAGTGTGGGAGTTATGTTATATATTCTTCTTTCTGGTGTTCCTCCTTTCTGGGCAG aaactgAACATGGAATATTCAATGCAATATTGAGAGGACATATTGATTTTTCAAGTGATCCATGGCCTGCAATTTCCCATGGTGCCAAAGACATTGTCAAGAAGATGTTGACCATAGACCCCAAGCAGAGGTTGACAGCAGTCCAAGTCCTAA ATCATCCATGGATCAAGGAAGACGGAGAAGCACCAGATACACCACTTGATAATGCTGTTTTGAGTAGGCTCAAACAATTCAGAGCTATGAACAACTTCAAGAAAGTTGCTCTCCGG GTAATTGCAGGGTGTCTATCAGAGGAAGAAATTATGGGATTGAAGCAAATGTTCAAAAGCATGGATACTGATAACAGTGGAGCAATAACACTTGAAGAGCTAAAACAAGGACTTGCTAAACAAGGCACAAAATTATCTGATTATGAGATTCAACAGTTAATGGAAGCT GCTGATGCTGATGGAAATGGAACCATAGATTATGAAGAGTTTATTACAGCAACAATGCACATGAACAGAATGGACAAAGAAGAACATCTTTACACTGCATTTCAATATTTTGACAAGGATAATAGCGG GTTCATTACAGTAGAAGAGTTAGAACAAGCTTTAAGAGAATTTGGAATGACTGATGGAAAGGATATAAAGGAAATTGTTGCTGAAGTTGACTCTAATAAT GATGGTCGAATTAACTATGAAGAATTTGTAGCTATGATGAGAAAAGGAACTCCAGAAACTGCAGCAAATCTAAAGAAAAGAAGGGAGTCATTTGTTGCATAA